The following coding sequences lie in one Rutidosis leptorrhynchoides isolate AG116_Rl617_1_P2 chromosome 6, CSIRO_AGI_Rlap_v1, whole genome shotgun sequence genomic window:
- the LOC139853503 gene encoding uncharacterized protein: MALTTEIRSLCSPLNNNLDFKWDHVIGNARLRGALTFPLTSTLKFHVVDHLADDLPLPPVDPLTPVLPEAYCANPPGYSPPSTTAMPPVYGSPTIGSNTPSPPASSSSSYPTPPTSSSSFPTPPASSSSSYPTPPSSSSSSYPTPPASSSSSPYPTPPPPPPPSSSYPTPPTSSYPSYPTPPASSLSPYPTPPASSSSYPTPPFSYSTPFTPPTTTIPDSPAIYQPGPILSPPYEPSPPSFSIPSPTGFIPAPPLFEPPVVYPPPIGPPPAHHEPESALWCVAKPSVPDPIIQEAMNYACGSGADCESLQPNGECFQPDTLFAHASYAFNSYWQRTKAAGGTCEFGGSAMLVTVDPSYDGCHFISF; this comes from the exons ATGCAAGATTACGTGGAgcattgacttttccgttgacttcgACACTGAAATTTCATGTTGTTGATCATCTTGCAGATGATTTACCTTTGCCTCCTGTTGATCCTCTTACTCCTGTTTTACCCGAGGCTTACTGCGCAAATCCTCCGGGTTATTCTCCGCCTTCAACCACCGCTATGCCGCCAGTATACGGCTCCCCCACTATTGGATCTAACACCCCATCGCCGCCTGCATCATCTTCCTCCTCCTACCCTACACCGCCCACATCATCTTCCTCCTTCCCTACACCGCCAGCATCATCATCGTCATCCTACCCGACAccgccatcatcatcatcgtcatcctaCCCGACGCcgccagcatcatcatcatcatcaccctacccgactccaccaccaccaccaccaccatcatcatcctaCCCGACACCGCCAACATCATCATATCCATCCTACCCAACACCGCCAGCATCATCATTATCACCCTACCCGACACCGCCAGCATCATCGTCCTCCTACCCCACACCACCTTTCTCGTATTCTACACCTTTCACACCCCCCACAACTACCATCCCGGATTCGCCTGCCATATATCAACCCGGACCAATTCTAAGCCCACCTTATGAGCCGAGTCCACCATCATTCTCAATTCCTTCACCCACAGGGTTCATACCTGCCCCACCACTATTTGAACCACCGGTTGTATACCCTCCTCCAATTGGACCACCGCCAGCTCATCACGAGCCGGAATCCGCCTTGTGGTGTGTAGCAAAACCTTCAGTTCCAGATCCAATTATCCAAGAAGCCATGAATTACGCTTGTGGTTCAGGCGCTGACTGTGAATCACTACAGCCAAATGGAGAGTGCTTTCAGCCTGATACATTGTTTGCACATGCTTCTTATGCATTCAATAGCTACTGGCAAAGAACCAAAGCGGCTGGCGGGACCTGTGAGTTTGGTGGGTCCGCCATGCTCGTCACTGTTGACCCAA GTTATGATGGGTGCCATTTCATCTCCTTCTAA